One part of the Chryseobacterium sp. 7 genome encodes these proteins:
- a CDS encoding antirestriction protein ArdA, producing MAKLTNCLDTFSIYVGTYKKYNEGSIYGEWLNLSDYSNYDELLQAMQELHQDEDDPEYMFQDYECSQFFIKQKLISECHLSASIYEIAEEINNSDYDFEIIEAYAECMSYYHEDVEDLLNSLSDSYYGEYSSDEDFAQTTVEKDGSIPENLPSYIYIDWEATARHLMYDYMSSNGYYFRN from the coding sequence ATGGCAAAGTTAACAAATTGTCTTGATACTTTCAGTATCTATGTCGGAACGTACAAAAAGTACAACGAAGGGTCAATCTATGGTGAATGGTTAAATCTTTCGGATTATTCAAATTATGACGAGCTTTTACAGGCTATGCAAGAACTTCACCAAGACGAAGATGACCCCGAATATATGTTTCAGGACTATGAATGTAGTCAGTTCTTTATCAAACAAAAGCTAATCAGCGAATGTCATCTTTCAGCAAGCATTTATGAGATTGCCGAAGAAATCAACAATTCAGATTATGATTTCGAGATTATAGAAGCCTATGCAGAGTGCATGAGTTACTATCATGAGGACGTAGAAGACCTTTTAAATAGTCTTTCAGATTCATATTATGGCGAGTACAGTTCGGACGAAGATTTTGCCCAGACTACTGTAGAAAAGGACGGCTCAATCCCTGAAAATCTGCCCTCTTACATTTACATTGATTGGGAAGCAACCGCCAGACATTTGATGTATGATTATATGAGTTCTAACGGATATTACTTCCGAAACTAA
- a CDS encoding HPF/RaiA family ribosome-associated protein → MKISVQSIGLTPHEPLESHIDKKVSKLDTFYDKIQECKVFLKVENNADKANKTAEIILAVPGDDIVVKKTSASFEESLDLCVDTAKKLLIKKKEMA, encoded by the coding sequence ATGAAGATTTCAGTTCAATCAATTGGTTTAACACCACACGAACCACTAGAGTCACACATTGACAAAAAAGTAAGCAAATTGGATACCTTTTATGACAAAATTCAGGAGTGCAAGGTATTTTTAAAAGTGGAAAATAACGCTGATAAAGCTAATAAAACGGCTGAGATTATTTTGGCGGTTCCGGGAGACGATATCGTAGTAAAGAAGACATCCGCGAGTTTTGAAGAAAGTTTGGATCTTTGTGTTGATACAGCTAAAAAGCTACTAATCAAGAAAAAAGAAATGGCATAG
- a CDS encoding ATP-binding protein → MKVKLGQAVKMFFGNSSLEMIYFEAISNALDADATEIEIEISIEAINRPETLEIKICDNGLGFDDFRYKKFSNLFDVEESSHKGLGRLVYLCYFDEIQVNSIYTPNKERVFTFSQQFEEEKFSINSIDKDSTGTTLLMKSYTLQKIAKSEYLQPKEIKNKILEEFYSRLFQYKQQNKLVTVNIKSKIGTREFKETLSNSEIPNLLFTELDSTLNLYDSLHLYYSIEPVDVNDTSLISAISVDNRTFKVELIADENIPTGYKMIFLLISDYFTGKVDAARQNLTLTKTELREVQKIFRKKVTSLIEEKIPKIKNNNTKIKEGLINRYPHLNGYFDTDHIGYLKRNDILKNAQEEFFKAQKELLDANHLTNEQFEKSLEISARALTEYILFRQLTIKTLKESTSENSEAELHSLIATKGKEGKFEKSNLINDIYKNNSWLLDDKFMTYEVTLSDREMTELVEHLVEGEDIEKDIDRPDFAFIFSNNPNEEKPFDVVIVELKKRGVNLYENLKTVNQLETRARNLMKYYNNKVQRIWYYGIIEFNDEVELALSSDFTELYSTGKLYYNEKDVAISIKPKRTVPVGMFIWDIDAIVEDANARNSTFLNFIKSKFSSQ, encoded by the coding sequence ATGAAAGTAAAATTAGGTCAAGCAGTCAAAATGTTTTTTGGAAATTCATCTTTAGAGATGATTTACTTTGAGGCAATAAGCAATGCCTTAGATGCTGATGCGACTGAAATTGAAATTGAAATTTCAATAGAAGCAATCAACAGACCTGAAACTTTAGAAATAAAAATTTGTGATAATGGACTAGGCTTTGATGATTTCAGATACAAAAAATTCTCAAACCTTTTTGATGTTGAAGAAAGTTCACATAAGGGACTAGGAAGACTTGTCTATCTTTGCTACTTTGATGAAATTCAAGTAAATAGCATCTATACACCAAATAAAGAAAGAGTTTTCACATTTTCCCAGCAATTTGAAGAAGAGAAATTCTCGATTAATAGTATTGACAAGGATTCAACAGGAACGACTTTATTAATGAAATCCTATACTCTCCAGAAAATTGCAAAATCTGAGTACTTACAACCTAAAGAGATTAAGAATAAAATACTTGAAGAGTTCTATTCTCGCCTTTTCCAATATAAACAACAAAATAAATTAGTCACTGTAAATATTAAATCAAAAATTGGTACTAGAGAATTTAAAGAAACATTATCTAATTCTGAAATTCCTAATTTATTATTCACTGAATTAGATAGTACACTAAATCTTTATGATAGCTTACATTTATATTACTCTATTGAACCTGTAGATGTTAATGATACTTCCTTAATTTCTGCTATTTCAGTGGATAATAGAACTTTTAAAGTGGAATTAATTGCCGATGAAAATATACCAACCGGCTATAAAATGATATTCCTGTTAATCTCTGATTATTTTACAGGAAAAGTTGATGCAGCAAGACAAAATTTGACATTAACAAAAACTGAATTAAGAGAAGTCCAGAAAATCTTCAGAAAAAAAGTCACATCACTAATTGAAGAGAAAATTCCAAAAATAAAAAATAACAATACTAAGATAAAAGAAGGATTAATTAATAGATACCCTCATCTTAATGGTTATTTTGATACAGACCATATTGGCTATCTTAAGAGGAATGATATTTTAAAAAATGCACAAGAAGAATTCTTTAAAGCCCAAAAGGAATTATTAGATGCTAATCATTTAACTAATGAACAGTTTGAAAAATCATTGGAAATATCTGCGAGGGCACTAACTGAATATATTCTATTTCGCCAACTTACTATAAAAACACTAAAAGAGTCAACATCTGAAAATTCGGAAGCAGAATTACATTCACTAATTGCAACAAAAGGAAAAGAAGGAAAATTTGAAAAATCTAACCTCATAAATGATATTTATAAAAATAACTCTTGGTTGCTTGATGATAAATTCATGACCTATGAGGTAACATTAAGTGATAGAGAAATGACTGAATTAGTTGAACACTTAGTTGAAGGAGAAGATATTGAAAAAGATATTGATAGACCTGATTTTGCATTTATTTTCTCTAATAATCCTAATGAAGAAAAACCTTTTGATGTTGTCATAGTAGAATTAAAGAAAAGAGGAGTCAATTTATATGAAAACTTAAAAACCGTAAATCAGCTCGAAACAAGAGCAAGGAATTTAATGAAATATTACAATAATAAGGTACAGAGAATATGGTATTATGGTATTATTGAATTTAATGACGAAGTTGAACTTGCTCTATCAAGTGATTTTACAGAATTATATTCCACAGGTAAGCTTTATTATAATGAAAAAGATGTTGCTATTTCGATAAAGCCCAAAAGAACTGTACCTGTAGGAATGTTTATCTGGGATATAGATGCTATTGTAGAAGATGCTAATGCCAGAAATAGTACATTTTTAAATTTTATCAAAAGTAAATTTTCAAGTCAATAA
- a CDS encoding tyrosine-type recombinase/integrase, whose amino-acid sequence MTTKFSEITVTPANWKTGTRSDLLTKDWIISYYFYSDLAPKGKQIRIKGMNRAKTLEEKRNLTKQLVENEKNLLLSGYDPILKKFPNLDYEELSPNTPFIKALELAYDKISASSIHLKQVKQCIARLKPFFERLKYDELKISEVKIWHIKNAFEHAKLTPSVYNKYRSVMMSLFKELIQYGCIEHNPCREISKQKTTVTIRETLSDSKYQIVHDYIEENYPDFFRYFKIFFLSGARTSELMRLQKKDVNLIQQEYKVIIRKGRQYTETIKVILPDAIPYWREILSMCKSENDYLFSKGLVPGKDPIQPYQITKRWYRLIKQSDNIKDEHGNIIKVTEDFYALKHLFLDILDGFKSDPLTPDYIPIPDINLAKTAASHRTDAITKVYTVGKKKRENEVLKQVRLGIGERS is encoded by the coding sequence ATGACAACAAAATTTTCCGAAATCACAGTAACTCCTGCAAATTGGAAGACAGGAACTAGATCCGATTTATTAACTAAAGATTGGATTATTTCTTATTACTTTTATTCAGACCTTGCCCCAAAAGGTAAGCAAATAAGAATAAAAGGTATGAATAGAGCTAAAACTCTGGAAGAAAAGAGAAATTTGACAAAACAGCTGGTAGAAAATGAAAAAAATCTGCTTTTGTCAGGCTACGATCCTATTCTGAAAAAATTCCCGAACTTGGATTATGAGGAGCTGTCTCCTAATACTCCGTTTATAAAAGCATTGGAATTGGCATACGATAAAATTAGTGCATCATCAATTCATTTAAAACAAGTCAAGCAGTGTATAGCCCGATTAAAACCTTTTTTTGAAAGGTTAAAATATGATGAGCTGAAAATATCAGAAGTGAAAATTTGGCATATCAAAAATGCTTTTGAACACGCTAAATTAACACCTTCTGTTTACAATAAATATAGAAGTGTTATGATGAGTTTATTCAAAGAACTCATTCAGTATGGTTGTATTGAGCATAACCCATGTAGAGAAATATCCAAGCAGAAAACAACTGTAACAATTCGGGAAACTCTTTCAGATTCAAAATACCAAATAGTCCACGATTATATAGAAGAGAATTACCCTGATTTCTTTCGATATTTTAAGATATTTTTTCTTTCGGGAGCTAGAACATCAGAATTAATGAGATTGCAGAAAAAAGACGTTAATTTAATTCAACAGGAATATAAAGTCATTATTAGGAAGGGGAGACAATATACAGAAACTATCAAAGTTATTCTTCCTGATGCGATTCCTTATTGGCGGGAAATTTTATCCATGTGCAAATCTGAAAATGATTATCTTTTTTCCAAAGGTTTGGTTCCGGGAAAGGATCCAATACAGCCATATCAAATTACCAAACGTTGGTATAGACTAATAAAGCAGTCGGACAATATAAAAGATGAACATGGAAATATTATAAAGGTTACAGAAGATTTCTATGCTCTGAAGCATTTGTTCTTAGATATATTAGATGGATTTAAATCTGATCCATTAACGCCGGATTATATCCCTATACCGGATATTAATCTTGCAAAGACAGCAGCCAGCCATCGAACAGATGCTATCACCAAAGTTTACACTGTAGGGAAGAAAAAGAGGGAAAATGAGGTTTTAAAACAGGTGAGACTTGGGATTGGTGAACGTTCTTAA
- a CDS encoding recombinase family protein codes for MKARYIRVSTGAQNTARQEEKQSQGERIFTDIVSGSTPFKDRAQGKELIKAIEGNEINYVSVSSIDRLGRNLYDILTTLEFFKEKGVILKVDNLGIESLIKGKENQAFKLIISVMANIAEMERETILERQREGIALAKAKGIYKGREKGSTESMEDFLSKYKEVIKSLKKGNSIRDTAKICNVSIGTVQKVKNNL; via the coding sequence ATGAAAGCAAGATATATAAGAGTTTCCACAGGAGCGCAGAACACAGCAAGACAGGAAGAAAAACAGTCGCAGGGTGAAAGAATATTTACTGATATTGTTAGCGGTTCTACTCCCTTTAAGGATAGAGCACAGGGAAAAGAGCTTATAAAGGCAATTGAAGGGAACGAAATAAATTACGTTTCTGTAAGTTCTATTGACAGACTAGGAAGGAATCTTTACGACATTCTTACTACTCTGGAATTTTTCAAAGAAAAGGGTGTTATTCTCAAAGTGGATAATCTCGGAATAGAAAGTTTAATCAAAGGAAAGGAAAATCAGGCATTTAAACTCATAATTTCTGTTATGGCTAACATCGCCGAAATGGAACGAGAAACCATTTTAGAACGTCAACGTGAGGGAATAGCACTTGCAAAGGCTAAAGGTATTTACAAAGGGCGTGAGAAAGGTTCTACGGAGAGCATGGAAGATTTTCTATCTAAGTATAAAGAGGTGATTAAAAGCCTAAAGAAAGGAAATTCAATCCGGGACACTGCAAAAATTTGTAATGTTAGCATTGGAACTGTTCAGAAAGTTAAAAATAATTTGTGA
- a CDS encoding tyrosine-type recombinase/integrase, producing the protein MLEKFLEYLQFEKRYSPHTVTSYKKDLEDFFHFFLRTESSDNLAKADKKIIRNFIVELSENDISKRSINRKLSSLRSFYLFLLKIGEIKVSPTEGISSLKFYAEKQIPMSKEEMTDLNDRIFEHVHDVLEKCIMEVLYQTGMRKAELCGLIFENVDLYGNELKVIGKGNKERVIPISHELSELLKSYLEIRNPQTEFKSYFFVNKKGKKLNEKFVYVVVNKYLSLVTTKEKKSPHILRHSFATHVLDNGAEISKVKKILGHSSLASTQVYTNANIEQLKKVFNQAHPRASKKEEL; encoded by the coding sequence ATGCTGGAAAAATTTTTAGAATACTTACAATTCGAAAAAAGATATTCTCCTCATACCGTCACAAGCTACAAAAAAGACCTTGAAGACTTTTTCCATTTCTTTCTCCGAACAGAATCTTCAGACAATCTGGCCAAAGCAGACAAGAAAATTATCAGAAATTTTATCGTTGAACTAAGCGAAAATGATATTTCCAAAAGAAGTATCAATAGAAAATTATCTTCCCTCCGTAGTTTTTATCTTTTTCTTTTAAAAATAGGCGAAATTAAAGTTTCTCCCACAGAAGGTATTTCTTCCCTGAAGTTTTACGCTGAAAAACAGATACCTATGTCTAAAGAAGAAATGACAGATCTTAATGACAGAATTTTCGAACATGTACATGATGTGCTGGAAAAATGTATTATGGAGGTGCTTTATCAGACAGGGATGCGTAAAGCCGAACTTTGTGGCCTGATATTTGAGAATGTTGACTTATATGGAAATGAATTAAAAGTAATAGGAAAAGGAAATAAAGAAAGGGTAATTCCTATTTCCCATGAATTGTCTGAACTCCTTAAAAGTTATCTGGAAATAAGAAATCCGCAGACAGAATTTAAATCATATTTTTTCGTCAATAAGAAAGGGAAAAAACTCAACGAAAAATTTGTTTATGTGGTAGTTAATAAGTACCTTAGTCTTGTAACAACGAAAGAAAAAAAAAGTCCTCACATCCTTCGGCATAGCTTTGCTACACACGTTTTGGATAATGGGGCGGAGATCTCCAAAGTGAAAAAAATATTAGGGCATTCCAGTCTTGCCAGTACTCAAGTCTATACGAATGCTAATATTGAACAATTGAAAAAAGTGTTTAATCAGGCTCACCCTCGAGCATCAAAAAAAGAAGAATTATGA
- a CDS encoding RHS repeat-associated core domain-containing protein, with protein MTGHLQGKGMMGYHQSARSSWYADGFENTKIWSGAEMDPLFDGAPVKEWSIRTSNENNIFPTDISENNSQLLSFKSTVYESYKLLNGQIVSTPVSDTDKPRIVTATVPKSTKTKDFLSGTITNSSIVYGDYYLPKQTITNVNNGYAVTTSDFEYTHNIAAAGSDYFVGRPRSKTEQISAYGDTKSSKEEYTYENNLLKTLKTWNRDNTGYLLETYNYDGFGNITEKTISNSVDSQTQTNGTLYDPKGRFVVKKTDNLGLETGIEYNDWGQVKKQTDALGNTLVNTYDAWGKLLTSKTNLGGTTTYQYNRDDNANITVTQYNPDGDISKKYTNKLGQEYKISTKAFGQGQFVSQETGYDVLGRKIKESEPYFDGQSPSQFNTIAYDDTVFPAKITATSFSGKQMETSVSGLTSTVKELNGYGRTTSKTTDVLGNVSSSTDKGGTIQFTYNAAGEQIKAQYAENIVTTKYDSWGRKSEFNDPSNGIYKYEYDGLGQPKKTISPKGTKEFTYNNLGQLISQKEISTIDGGQATNKLISYSYDNKGRIISKSGTSKGKAYSSNVSYDPQGRLLSSSESSNGKYFIQKGITYDDKGRVTSYEKQLYSSGVLTKIQIENLYSAWNGELYQVKDKVTGKALWELKETNAKGQVLKSKLGAADINNTYGTNGFLTNVNHSSQVKPGILQLSYSFDAIKNELKSRTTGGDFNINESFDYDDNNRLVNWTNPVTGVKPQSNRNVYDIKGRITQNDQVGTIKFENSAKIYQATGMTLNAAGEQNYNNDLIQSITYNENNDPVFIDGTKGDVAFQYGLTSMRQRVTYGGNFSNDTEGKFTKFYSEDGSFEVVKDNTTGKEKHILYIGGTPYESNIVYLKNFTESSGSYKFLHKDYIGSILAISDEAGNKLEQRHFDAWGNFTHLQIGSGAIITDKNIIDNTSLLLERGYTSHEHFAEVGIIHMNGRLYDPLLRRFLNADENIQDPYNTQNYNKYGYVLNNPLMFNDPSGEFWVAGFFLTYLAPVIWGVAVGTLISAGMYAIQALVMNSWSWNGFANALLMGAVTGGVSGGLGQVFSASGFWGSVGSSAFVGAGTGGVTALLSGQNFLEGIIKGAVIGGAIAGISYYGAKFFSTPNDYQGQTVDILDTESERIYGTPVEHSSDQVLKVINKEYKGALPTNASVLALHDANDLPQYLKDNGYTFDGTVLRNGDKQEVLATTTPFYKNKYMRYVFAPNVSRSYQQLVKTTGHELLHGTFFSKGISSFDMVLQTWGIKAYPDELTNHHGIISVWEDKFLKYKGWQNLPINKLPPINLDGLRPASPGHIFQKDLMLKIMNNFFNKTK; from the coding sequence ATGACAGGACATTTACAAGGCAAAGGCATGATGGGATATCATCAGTCTGCCCGATCGTCATGGTATGCTGACGGTTTTGAAAATACCAAAATCTGGTCTGGAGCAGAGATGGATCCTCTTTTTGATGGTGCCCCGGTAAAAGAATGGAGCATCAGGACAAGCAATGAAAATAATATTTTTCCAACAGATATTTCCGAGAACAATTCTCAATTATTGAGTTTCAAATCCACTGTATATGAGTCTTATAAATTGTTAAACGGACAGATAGTAAGTACTCCTGTTTCTGATACAGATAAGCCAAGGATCGTTACAGCGACTGTTCCAAAAAGCACTAAAACAAAGGACTTTCTTAGTGGAACGATAACAAACAGCTCTATTGTTTACGGAGATTATTACCTTCCGAAACAAACTATTACCAATGTAAATAATGGTTATGCCGTAACCACTTCCGATTTTGAATATACTCATAATATAGCAGCGGCAGGTTCTGATTATTTTGTGGGACGTCCACGGTCTAAGACCGAGCAAATTTCTGCCTACGGTGATACGAAATCTTCCAAAGAAGAATATACCTATGAAAATAATCTATTAAAAACCTTAAAAACATGGAATCGGGACAATACAGGGTATTTGCTTGAAACATACAATTATGATGGTTTTGGAAATATTACCGAGAAGACAATCAGCAATAGTGTTGACTCCCAAACCCAAACAAATGGAACCCTGTATGATCCTAAAGGAAGATTTGTTGTAAAGAAAACAGATAATTTAGGATTAGAAACAGGTATTGAGTATAACGATTGGGGACAGGTAAAAAAACAAACTGATGCTTTAGGAAATACGCTTGTTAATACCTATGATGCCTGGGGAAAATTATTGACCTCTAAAACCAATCTTGGAGGCACAACAACCTATCAATATAATAGAGATGATAATGCTAATATCACTGTTACACAGTATAATCCGGATGGAGATATTTCAAAAAAATATACCAATAAGCTGGGACAGGAATATAAAATCTCTACGAAGGCATTTGGACAGGGGCAATTTGTCTCTCAGGAGACCGGGTATGATGTACTGGGCAGAAAGATCAAAGAGTCTGAGCCTTACTTTGACGGGCAGAGTCCAAGTCAATTTAATACCATTGCTTATGACGACACGGTTTTTCCTGCTAAAATAACAGCCACTTCATTTAGTGGTAAGCAAATGGAGACCTCTGTTTCAGGTTTAACATCTACTGTAAAAGAACTAAATGGATATGGGAGAACAACGTCAAAAACTACTGATGTCTTAGGCAATGTAAGTTCTTCCACGGATAAAGGTGGAACAATCCAGTTTACTTACAATGCGGCAGGAGAACAAATAAAGGCACAATATGCTGAAAATATTGTGACCACTAAGTACGACTCCTGGGGTAGAAAATCAGAATTTAACGATCCTTCCAATGGCATTTACAAATATGAATACGATGGACTTGGACAGCCGAAAAAAACAATCAGTCCAAAAGGAACAAAAGAATTTACCTATAATAACTTAGGTCAGCTCATCTCGCAGAAGGAGATTTCAACAATAGACGGAGGACAGGCAACCAATAAACTGATTTCGTATTCATACGATAATAAAGGAAGGATTATTTCCAAATCGGGAACATCTAAAGGAAAAGCCTATAGCTCAAATGTTTCGTATGACCCTCAGGGAAGGCTGTTATCTTCATCTGAAAGCAGTAATGGAAAATATTTTATCCAGAAAGGAATTACTTATGACGATAAAGGAAGGGTAACCTCTTATGAAAAGCAACTCTATTCTTCCGGTGTCCTTACTAAAATTCAGATTGAGAATCTCTACAGCGCATGGAATGGTGAGTTGTATCAAGTAAAGGATAAAGTTACAGGCAAAGCCCTTTGGGAACTAAAAGAAACCAATGCTAAAGGACAAGTGCTGAAATCAAAGCTTGGAGCAGCAGATATTAACAATACCTATGGTACGAATGGTTTCTTGACAAATGTGAATCATTCTTCACAGGTAAAACCAGGTATCCTGCAATTATCTTATTCATTTGATGCGATCAAAAATGAACTCAAGAGTAGAACTACCGGAGGGGATTTTAACATTAATGAATCTTTTGATTATGATGATAATAACCGTTTGGTAAACTGGACCAATCCTGTTACGGGAGTTAAACCTCAATCTAACAGAAATGTTTATGACATTAAAGGAAGAATTACACAAAACGATCAGGTAGGAACAATTAAGTTTGAAAATTCTGCTAAGATTTATCAGGCTACAGGAATGACATTAAATGCGGCTGGAGAACAGAATTATAATAATGATCTGATCCAAAGCATTACCTATAATGAGAACAATGATCCTGTATTCATTGATGGAACGAAAGGAGATGTTGCCTTCCAGTATGGATTAACTTCAATGAGGCAGAGGGTCACGTATGGTGGAAATTTCAGCAATGATACAGAAGGTAAATTCACTAAATTTTATAGTGAGGATGGAAGCTTTGAAGTCGTGAAAGATAATACTACCGGAAAGGAAAAGCATATTCTCTATATTGGTGGAACACCATATGAATCAAATATTGTATATTTAAAAAACTTTACAGAGAGTAGTGGTTCTTATAAATTTTTGCATAAAGATTATATCGGAAGTATTTTAGCCATCAGTGATGAAGCCGGAAATAAACTTGAGCAGAGACACTTTGATGCATGGGGAAATTTCACTCATCTACAAATTGGAAGCGGAGCAATTATTACAGATAAAAATATAATTGACAATACTTCGTTGTTATTGGAAAGAGGCTATACCAGCCATGAGCATTTTGCAGAGGTAGGAATCATCCATATGAACGGAAGGCTGTATGATCCTTTATTGAGAAGATTCTTAAATGCAGATGAAAATATTCAGGATCCTTACAATACCCAAAACTATAACAAGTATGGGTATGTATTGAATAATCCTCTGATGTTTAATGATCCAAGTGGAGAGTTTTGGGTTGCCGGATTCTTTTTAACTTATTTAGCACCAGTAATTTGGGGAGTAGCAGTAGGAACACTGATCAGTGCAGGGATGTATGCGATACAGGCACTGGTCATGAATAGCTGGTCATGGAATGGTTTTGCCAATGCCCTTCTAATGGGTGCAGTCACAGGAGGCGTCTCCGGGGGGCTGGGACAGGTATTCAGTGCCAGTGGTTTCTGGGGATCTGTAGGAAGCAGTGCTTTTGTAGGAGCAGGAACAGGAGGTGTTACGGCTTTGCTTAGCGGACAGAATTTCCTTGAAGGAATAATAAAAGGGGCGGTAATAGGTGGTGCTATTGCAGGAATATCTTATTATGGAGCTAAATTCTTTTCAACACCTAATGATTATCAAGGTCAAACAGTAGACATATTAGATACTGAATCTGAAAGAATTTATGGTACTCCTGTTGAGCATAGTTCGGATCAGGTTTTAAAAGTTATAAATAAAGAATATAAAGGAGCATTACCTACTAATGCGAGTGTCCTCGCATTACATGATGCAAATGATCTCCCTCAATATCTGAAAGATAACGGATATACCTTTGATGGAACAGTTCTGAGAAATGGCGATAAACAAGAAGTTCTAGCAACTACGACCCCATTTTATAAAAATAAATATATGCGATACGTCTTTGCTCCCAATGTGTCAAGATCTTACCAGCAGTTAGTAAAAACTACAGGACATGAGCTATTGCATGGGACTTTTTTTTCAAAAGGTATAAGCTCATTTGATATGGTGCTTCAGACGTGGGGAATTAAAGCATATCCAGATGAATTGACGAACCACCATGGGATAATCTCTGTATGGGAAGATAAGTTTTTGAAATATAAAGGATGGCAAAATCTCCCAATTAATAAATTACCTCCAATTAATTTGGACGGCTTAAGGCCTGCATCTCCAGGACATATATTTCAAAAAGACTTGATGCTTAAAATTATGAATAACTTTTTTAATAAAACCAAATGA
- the rpsU gene encoding 30S ribosomal protein S21, producing MLIIPVKDGESIDRALKKYKRKFDKTGTVRQLRSRQQFIKPSVTLRQARLKAAYKQRALSKEEQA from the coding sequence ATGTTAATAATTCCAGTAAAAGATGGTGAATCCATCGACAGAGCTTTAAAGAAATACAAGAGAAAATTTGATAAAACAGGAACTGTTCGTCAATTAAGATCTAGACAACAGTTTATTAAGCCTTCTGTAACTTTGAGACAAGCTAGACTAAAAGCGGCTTACAAACAAAGAGCACTTAGCAAAGAAGAGCAGGCTTAA